The window CAAACAAAGTCAAGACGTTTTTCAAAAAATAAAGTACTCATTTGACCCTGTAGGAAACGTCCTCGGTTACACGAATGATGCAAGCACTTATGAGACAACTCAAGCGTACAAATACGATAACCTATATCAACTTATAAGTGTAGAAGGAGAGAGTAAACAATACAAGGGGAAAAAATACTTCGGAATGAGTCCTGTAAACATAGCAAAGTACAAACAGGAGTTTAACTTCGACATCATAGGAAATATGATGAATAAAATGAGCACGACTAATTTATCGGGAAGTAGGGGAAATGCATATAAGAAAGCCGACCTAGATTACAACCTAGATTATGAATATGACAGTAAATATGCGCACAGGTTAATAAGAGCGGGGAACAGGTATTATCGTTATGACGGTAACGGAAACATAACGGCGGAAAAAGACGGACCCTTTAGTGAAGAGGAAGAGTTTATATTTACCTATAACTATGATAAAGAAAGCGGAGTATACTCAACCGATTACGGCTTCGGTCTTGACGCCCCTAAAGAAACGGAACAGACGAACCCGCAAGATCTTTTTTCTTACAGGCGGAACTATATGTGGACTTACAAGTCAAAAACTGCCATGCTGTTTTTGGCGATGTATAATAATTTCCTTACTCAGCAAGCCCGTAAGGGCTTGAACGAAAAAAATTTACTCACTAAATCGAGCGATAAAAACTACACGGTACACTATCGCTACGGTGAAGACGGGAAGAGAGCGTTAAAGTATACTGAAGAAGGAAGAAGTGAAACGCTATACTTTAACAATTTCTTTACGATACATATTCCGATATACGACAAAGATAACCCGCAAGGGTTAAGGGTGCATAAACATATCTTTGTCGGTAACAGCCGCCTTGTAACAGCGATGACCCACACGGATAACAGTGGAGACAATGAAGAGCAAAAGGAAAAGAGATACTACTATCACAGTGACCACTTAGGAAGTGCACAGTTCGTAACAGACTGGAAAGGCAGACAGTACGAGCATATAGAGTATACGCCGTACGGAGAACTCTGGATTGAAGAAGTTGCTGCGGGATTGGACAAACTGCCGTTCAGGTTTACGGGGAAAGAGCTGGATGAGGAGACAGGACTGTATTACTACGGAGCTAGATACCTTGACCCGAAATATTCGAGGTGGCTGTCAGGTGATCCGGCTTTAAATGACTACATACCAAAAGCACCTATTGACGATGATGCTAAGAAACATAATGAGAATTTGCCGGGCATGGGAGGAGTATACAACACGATAAACTTACATGTATATCATTATGCGGGCAATAATCCGATTAAGTATACCGATCCTGATGGGAGGGATATAATTTTGTTGAATCAATCAGTGGCTTTAGATATTGGAAGATTTAGTTTTGGTCACAATGCTGTTCTTGTGGAGAACGATAAAGATGGATGGGGCTATTATTCAAAAGAGAATCCATTAAGTAATGTAAGGATTGATGCTGCAACATTAGCTGATTTCATAAAAGAAAATAAAAAATTACTTAGTAAGTATGATAAAGGCTGGAGAGTTACAACAGATTCAAATACAGATAAAAAAATGAAAGCTTATGGTGATAAAAATTATTCAAAAATTACTCTGTAAGCGAAAAAAAGTAATGGATAGTAAAATTGAACTATACTTATATCTTATGAAAAATAACTTAAAATTTCCTGATGCTAATGAAAATTCTTCTGAAAACTGTGTTGATTTGACTGCGGGGATTATAAGTGCTGGTGATTTAAAGATAGAAAAACCAAAAGTAAATCATCGTCCTTTTGTTGGTGAACATACTGATCCAAATTTACAATATGAGGAATTTACTAAAGAATATGTAACAGGAAATAAATTTTATACATTGGATATTTTGAGGTGATTTTATGTCAAGAAAGAAAAATCATACCTCTATTAGAATTTGGCTTATTGGATGTGTATTTTTTCAAAATATAGTTATGTTAATAATTTTTGCACGGATGAATGGAAGTAATTTAATTTTGTTATTTATTAAAGAATTGATAAAACCTCGCGGCTTCTTTTTTTTAGGTTTTTTTATTAGTATAATTATTTCTATCGTAAGTTATGACAACTTAAAAAAATTTTTGAAAGATGTTATTATATTACATAAGATACTACTTGGTATTGGCTGTATTATCTACATAGGAAATATTATTTTAGGTTTAATTTCAGTCAGATATTATGTAGGAATTTTTATGATACCTAGTATTTTTCTATTTACATATGGATACTTTATTATTGTATTTGATATTGGATATGTGTTAGGTTCCATATTGATAATTAGTTTGAAAAAACTATGTAAAAAAATTATTTAAAATAATATGTTAATAACTAGAAAATAATATATATAATTTTATAATTAAGGTTTTGAAAAACTAGAAAATGAAAACTACTTATTTATTCAACCAATCCAACTATCTTCCTCGGACAGCGATTGGAAGGGAGCAAAAGCAATTTATAAAAATTGCTTTTGCCGTACATCTTTCCGCAGTAATTTCTGCGGAAAGATACCGAAGCGATAGCGGAGCCCTGAAAAGCGCGGTGTTCAATTTTGTTTTCTTCGTAATGCTAAAAAACAAAATTGAGCAGTCCGCCAAAACAAAACTATTATTAAACAATCCTACTGACAGGACTTTTGGAAATAGGTGGAGCAGATACAAGGAGCCTAGTAAAAATAAAGCGGAGGCGTATCTGGTATACGTCGAGCATTTATTTTTGCGTAGCGACGCAGGAGATGCCCGCATATTTTCAAAAGAAGAAGATGTATACGGAATAGATTACGGCTTCGGTCTTGACGCCCCTAAAGAAACGGAACAGACAAACCCGCAAGACCTTTTTTCTTACAGGCGGAACTATACATGGACTTACAAGTCAAAAACAGCGAAGCTGTTTTTGACGACGTATAATAATTTCCTTACTCAGCAAGCCCGTAAGGGCTTGAATGAAAAAAATTTACTCACTAAATCGAGCGATAAAAACTACACGGTGCACTACCGCTACGGTGAAGACGGGCAGAGAGCGTTAAAGTATACTGAAGAAGGAAGAAGCGAAACCTTATACTTTAACAATTTCTTTACGATACATATTCCGATATACGACAAAGATAACCCGCAAGGCTTAAGAGTACACAAACACATATTTGTGGGGAATTCAAGATTAGTAACTGCAATGACGCATACGGATAACCACGGAGATAACGATGAGCAAAAAGCAAAGCGTTACTACTACCACAGCGACCACTTAGGAAGTGCACAATTCGTAACCGACTGGCGAGGCAGACAGTATGAGCATATAGAGTATACACCTTACGGAGAGCTATGGATAGAAGAAGTTGCTGCGGGAATTGATAAACTGCCGTTTAGGTTTACGGGGAAAGAGCTTGACGAGGATACAGGACTTTACTACTATGGGGCGAGGTATCTTGATCCTAAGTATAGTAGGTGGCTGAGTGGTGATCCTGCACTGAATGATTATATACCCAAGGCACCCATTGATGATGAGGCTAAAAAGCATAATGAAAACCTACCTGGAATGGGCGGGGTGTTTAATGTTGTAAACCTTCATGTGTATCATTATGCGGGAAATAATCCGGTGAAGTATGTGGATCCGGATGGGCGGGAAATTTTTTGGGTGCAGGGTGATGGTGTAAGTGATCAAGATTTTAAAAAGATACAAAATTATGCAAAAGA is drawn from Treponema pedis and contains these coding sequences:
- a CDS encoding RHS repeat domain-containing protein; this translates as MVIILFMKINHCIYSQSNYLILTAIAREQKQFIKIAFAVHLSAVISAGICRSESGALKSAVLNFVFFIILKNKIEQSAAQRCLRTFELRVFDKTSRIKPLNLLNALTDRTFENRHVGCKEREKINRRRTLCTLRINFFEATPQTACIFSKEDEHAQRVYIRYGNGVETRYKYDEKRRWLDTIETENKQSQDVFQKIKYSFDPVGNVLGYTNDASTYETTQAYKYDNLYQLISVEGESKQYKGKKYFGMSPVNIAKYKQEFNFDIIGNMMNKMSTTNLSGSRGNAYKKADLDYNLDYEYDSKYAHRLIRAGNRYYRYDGNGNITAEKDGPFSEEEEFIFTYNYDKESGVYSTDYGFGLDAPKETEQTNPQDLFSYRRNYMWTYKSKTAMLFLAMYNNFLTQQARKGLNEKNLLTKSSDKNYTVHYRYGEDGKRALKYTEEGRSETLYFNNFFTIHIPIYDKDNPQGLRVHKHIFVGNSRLVTAMTHTDNSGDNEEQKEKRYYYHSDHLGSAQFVTDWKGRQYEHIEYTPYGELWIEEVAAGLDKLPFRFTGKELDEETGLYYYGARYLDPKYSRWLSGDPALNDYIPKAPIDDDAKKHNENLPGMGGVYNTINLHVYHYAGNNPIKYTDPDGRDIILLNQSVALDIGRFSFGHNAVLVENDKDGWGYYSKENPLSNVRIDAATLADFIKENKKLLSKYDKGWRVTTDSNTDKKMKAYGDKNYSKITL
- a CDS encoding RHS repeat domain-containing protein — translated: MKTTYLFNQSNYLPRTAIGREQKQFIKIAFAVHLSAVISAERYRSDSGALKSAVFNFVFFVMLKNKIEQSAKTKLLLNNPTDRTFGNRWSRYKEPSKNKAEAYLVYVEHLFLRSDAGDARIFSKEEDVYGIDYGFGLDAPKETEQTNPQDLFSYRRNYTWTYKSKTAKLFLTTYNNFLTQQARKGLNEKNLLTKSSDKNYTVHYRYGEDGQRALKYTEEGRSETLYFNNFFTIHIPIYDKDNPQGLRVHKHIFVGNSRLVTAMTHTDNHGDNDEQKAKRYYYHSDHLGSAQFVTDWRGRQYEHIEYTPYGELWIEEVAAGIDKLPFRFTGKELDEDTGLYYYGARYLDPKYSRWLSGDPALNDYIPKAPIDDEAKKHNENLPGMGGVFNVVNLHVYHYAGNNPVKYVDPDGREIFWVQGDGVSDQDFKKIQNYAKEIVASNTEAGKRFAYLINSKDSLVVINVKTSGDTNAAATNWDNAQNGKGSDTIVNININDIGKYKDGIQKDLRASLVHEISGHAYSNAQGTSTYDGSGKSKKTSREQWMGLFYEEQKAVAMENEYRNFIGLPQRAKYQNLWDMPLYNKETNSWFVKPGEFDAFGGYRSIPGGAAERWK